The following are encoded together in the Gossypium raimondii isolate GPD5lz unplaced genomic scaffold, ASM2569854v1 Contig00255, whole genome shotgun sequence genome:
- the LOC128037417 gene encoding uncharacterized protein LOC128037417, which produces MRVPELRAQASQNINNQPRSYVPKAPFPQRLRKEKSDDVNAEILETFRKVQVNIPLIDAIKQVPRYAKFLKELCTSKRKLIGNEKISLGKNVSAVFQKKLPTKCKDPGMFSIPCQIGDLKLDRPMLDLGASINVMPRSIYDRVQLGALKDTGLIIQLAGRKSTSLF; this is translated from the coding sequence ATGAGGGTTCCCGAGCTTCGAGCACAAGCAAGTCAAAACATTAATAACCAACCTCGGTCTTATGTGCCAAAGGCGCCATTTCCACAACGTTTGAGGAAGGAAAAGTCAGACGATGTCAATGCCGAAATTCTAGAGACTTTCCGCAAGGTACAAGTTAATATTCCATTGATTGATGCAATTAAACAAGTGCCTAGATATGCtaagtttttgaaagaattatgcacatctaaaaggaaattaattggTAATGAGAAGATTAGCTTAGGCAAAAATGTATCTGCggtatttcaaaagaaacttcctACTAAATGTAAAGATCCTGGAATGTTTTCGATACCTTGTCAGATAGGAGACCTTAAACTTGATAGACCTATGCTTGATTTGGGAGCTTCTATAAATGTCATGCCTAGGAGTATCTATGATAGGGTTCAATTAGGTGCATTAAAAGACACAGGACTGATAATTCAACTTGCAGGTAGGAAAAGCACATCCTTATTTTAA